A genomic stretch from Frigoribacterium sp. PvP032 includes:
- a CDS encoding phosphatase PAP2 family protein encodes MTAAPVLPTPSAVRRHGSARWIVAASASVVVFGGVYVLAVLTETGQSVEDSILSSVDDDRLLGSGSALDAISPAALMLLVGLTMLVAFLRRRPGAALQSGVLIIGATVTTQVLKQVVPRPDLTGELYGNSFPSGHTTIAVAALFAVMTAFGRHVRPLVFLIGTAFAAIVAEQTVAFGWHRSSDIVGACAVALFWLAAVRFTASRLAGRARGRLRSPAAVDAVGPKAFALTSGLLGLALVACLTISGLVWGIGIGSDMSVTTSTGSGVLTGARLAAAGVVLVTAWVGWKLDRRS; translated from the coding sequence GTGACTGCTGCCCCCGTTCTCCCGACCCCGAGCGCCGTCCGGCGACACGGGTCGGCCCGGTGGATCGTCGCGGCGAGCGCGTCCGTCGTCGTCTTCGGCGGCGTGTACGTCCTGGCAGTGCTGACCGAGACGGGCCAGTCCGTCGAGGACAGCATCCTCAGCTCGGTCGACGACGACCGCCTGCTCGGCTCCGGCTCCGCGCTCGACGCGATCTCGCCCGCGGCGCTGATGCTGCTCGTCGGGCTGACGATGCTGGTCGCGTTCCTCCGCCGCCGACCGGGAGCCGCGCTGCAGTCGGGCGTGCTCATCATCGGCGCGACGGTCACGACCCAGGTGCTCAAGCAGGTCGTGCCGCGCCCCGACCTCACCGGCGAGCTGTACGGCAACAGCTTCCCGAGCGGGCACACCACGATCGCCGTCGCCGCTCTCTTCGCCGTGATGACCGCGTTCGGCCGGCACGTGCGCCCCCTGGTGTTCCTGATCGGGACCGCGTTCGCCGCCATCGTGGCCGAGCAGACCGTCGCCTTCGGCTGGCACCGCTCGAGCGACATCGTCGGCGCGTGCGCCGTCGCCCTCTTCTGGCTCGCTGCCGTGCGGTTCACGGCCTCGCGCCTCGCCGGCCGGGCCCGCGGACGGCTGCGCAGCCCCGCCGCCGTCGACGCGGTCGGCCCGAAGGCGTTCGCCCTGACTTCCGGACTGCTGGGGCTCGCGCTCGTCGCCTGCCTCACGATCTCGGGCCTCGTCTGGGGCATCGGGATCGGCAGCGACATGAGCGTGACCACCTCGACCGGCAGCGGGGTGCTGACCGGTGCCCGGCTCGCCGCGGCGGGGGTCGTGCTCGTGACCGCCTGGGTCGGCTGGAAGCTCGACCGC
- a CDS encoding DUF6518 family protein produces MTRSLVTTLGWWLLGASAGLVLGGATSFGQQHLPDGLRPFANSSGGWTVITFATVVLVTRRPSARRWWTAAGLGLVVFHAAVQGYVVASTLRGFPDSYGPGDFWFTAATLAGPVIGLAGLWWWSPRPVLRAVGVAILAAVMIGDGVSGLVRVAETTGTTWWLISIAVGVVALGRVVVRQLDRWRERALAVGLAGVGAAAFVALFSLL; encoded by the coding sequence ATGACGCGCTCTCTCGTGACGACCCTCGGCTGGTGGCTGCTGGGCGCCTCAGCCGGTCTCGTGCTCGGGGGCGCCACCTCCTTCGGGCAGCAGCACCTGCCCGACGGGCTGCGACCCTTCGCGAACTCGAGCGGCGGGTGGACGGTCATCACCTTCGCGACGGTCGTGCTGGTCACCCGCAGGCCGAGCGCCCGGAGGTGGTGGACGGCAGCCGGGCTCGGTCTCGTCGTCTTCCACGCTGCGGTCCAGGGCTACGTCGTCGCGTCCACCCTGCGCGGGTTCCCCGACTCGTACGGCCCTGGCGACTTCTGGTTCACGGCGGCGACCCTGGCCGGGCCCGTCATCGGGCTCGCCGGGCTGTGGTGGTGGTCGCCGCGTCCCGTCCTCCGCGCGGTGGGCGTCGCGATCCTGGCCGCGGTGATGATCGGCGACGGCGTCTCGGGGCTCGTCCGCGTCGCGGAGACGACCGGGACGACCTGGTGGCTGATCAGCATCGCGGTGGGCGTGGTGGCGCTCGGGCGGGTCGTCGTCCGTCAACTCGACCGGTGGAGGGAACGCGCGCTCGCCGTCGGGCTCGCGGGCGTCGGGGCGGCGGCCTTCGTCGCCCTGTTCAGCCTGCTCTGA
- a CDS encoding FadR/GntR family transcriptional regulator produces MTRRRSLDEVLGTAVVSGELPTGTVLKIQALSVEHGVSRSVIREALRILETLGMVVARQRVGITVLGREHWRLLDPQVIAWRSQADDAHTQLHELMQLRAIIEPAAAEFAARQGTEEQLAAIARAAEEMATTYRDRRPAAFAQADLDFHSAIVAAASSSVLAQLSDTVLAALRLRYSGSVPVFDDEGERAVGIHVRLADALASRDAAAAADLTRTLVDQTRGRLDETPETPEHTGDAVTATSGHDS; encoded by the coding sequence GTGACCCGCCGACGCTCCCTCGACGAGGTCCTCGGCACCGCCGTCGTGAGCGGTGAGCTGCCGACGGGGACGGTGCTGAAGATCCAGGCGCTGTCCGTCGAGCACGGTGTCTCCCGTTCCGTCATCCGAGAGGCCCTGCGCATCCTCGAGACGCTCGGGATGGTCGTCGCCCGACAGCGAGTGGGGATCACCGTCCTGGGTCGCGAGCACTGGCGACTCCTGGATCCGCAGGTCATCGCCTGGCGGTCCCAGGCCGACGACGCGCACACGCAGCTCCACGAGCTCATGCAGCTGCGCGCGATCATCGAGCCCGCCGCCGCGGAGTTCGCTGCCCGACAGGGCACCGAGGAGCAGCTGGCAGCGATCGCCCGCGCGGCGGAGGAGATGGCGACGACCTACCGGGATCGACGCCCCGCCGCGTTCGCCCAGGCCGACCTCGACTTCCACTCGGCGATCGTCGCCGCAGCGTCGAGCTCCGTCCTCGCCCAGCTCTCGGACACCGTCCTCGCGGCCCTGCGCCTCCGCTACTCCGGGAGCGTGCCGGTCTTCGACGACGAAGGCGAGCGGGCCGTGGGCATCCACGTCCGGCTCGCGGACGCTCTGGCCTCTCGCGACGCCGCCGCGGCAGCAGACCTCACCCGCACGCTCGTCGACCAGACGCGCGGCCGTCTCGACGAGACCCCCGAGACCCCCGAGCACACCGGCGACGCGGTCACGGCGACGTCGGGTCACGACTCGTGA
- a CDS encoding SDR family NAD(P)-dependent oxidoreductase — MLVDLTDRVVLVTGGGRGIGRALVERFVHEGARVAAFDVAFPEDPVEGVLEIEGDVTDPASVQLGVDRVAEAFGGIDVLVNNAGINVEGRVDDLDLADWRRCFDVNVAGVFLMSQAVLPHVKASGQGRILNAASFAAIVPSVGAAAYGASKAAVVQFTRVLAGELGPWGVTVNAYAPGMVPSAMNGFETMPQATQDRLLDTLTLRRWGTADSIADLLVFLASDAAGYITGTLVDVSGGKLATQLPQRAYEGVVPSVS; from the coding sequence ATGCTGGTGGACCTGACTGACCGAGTCGTCCTGGTGACAGGCGGAGGACGGGGCATCGGGCGGGCCCTGGTGGAGCGCTTCGTGCACGAGGGCGCACGCGTGGCGGCATTCGACGTCGCCTTCCCGGAGGACCCCGTGGAGGGCGTCCTCGAGATCGAGGGCGACGTGACCGATCCCGCGTCCGTGCAGCTCGGGGTCGATCGCGTCGCTGAGGCGTTCGGGGGCATCGACGTCCTGGTCAACAACGCGGGGATCAACGTCGAGGGCCGGGTGGATGATCTCGACCTGGCTGACTGGCGCCGGTGCTTCGACGTCAACGTCGCGGGTGTCTTCCTCATGTCGCAGGCCGTGCTGCCGCACGTGAAGGCCTCCGGTCAGGGCCGCATCCTTAACGCGGCCTCGTTCGCGGCCATCGTGCCGTCGGTGGGAGCAGCCGCGTACGGGGCGTCCAAGGCGGCCGTCGTGCAGTTCACGCGAGTGCTCGCCGGCGAGCTCGGGCCCTGGGGCGTCACGGTCAACGCCTATGCTCCCGGCATGGTGCCGAGCGCGATGAACGGCTTCGAGACGATGCCCCAGGCGACGCAGGACCGGCTGCTCGACACCCTCACCCTCCGCCGCTGGGGCACGGCGGACAGCATCGCGGACCTGCTCGTGTTCCTCGCCAGCGACGCCGCCGGCTACATCACGGGCACGCTGGTCGACGTGAGCGGGGGCAAGCTCGCGACGCAGCTGCCGCAGCGCGCGTACGAAGGCGTCGTCCCCTCCGTCTCGTGA
- a CDS encoding SDR family oxidoreductase produces MRVAWVTGAGSGVGRACAEALAQRGWTVALSGRRAPELAETADLVRAAGGTPLELPFDVTVDDARERVDAISAATGGAGLDAVVLSAGANTPRRSWADQSTTEFATIVQTNLLGVVRSADAALPGLRSASGVLVVVSSIAGWRPSPGAGVAYSASKAALAPVVRTINDQEAEAGVRATLLCPGDIDSDFLRQRPVVPGAAARSAMLSPADVAGAALFAIDAPSHVRIDELVISPLSQRSS; encoded by the coding sequence ATGCGAGTGGCCTGGGTGACGGGAGCCGGGAGCGGAGTGGGGCGCGCGTGCGCTGAGGCCCTGGCTCAGCGGGGATGGACCGTGGCGCTCTCCGGCCGCAGGGCACCCGAGCTGGCCGAGACGGCCGATCTCGTCCGTGCCGCCGGGGGCACTCCGCTCGAGTTGCCGTTCGACGTCACCGTCGACGACGCTCGCGAACGCGTCGACGCGATCTCCGCCGCGACCGGCGGCGCCGGCCTGGACGCGGTGGTCCTCTCCGCCGGCGCGAACACCCCGCGGCGGTCGTGGGCGGATCAGTCGACGACGGAGTTCGCGACGATCGTGCAGACGAACCTCCTCGGCGTCGTCCGGAGTGCCGACGCCGCGCTCCCCGGGCTGCGCTCCGCGTCGGGCGTGCTGGTCGTCGTGTCCTCGATCGCGGGCTGGCGCCCCTCGCCGGGTGCCGGGGTCGCCTACAGCGCCAGCAAGGCGGCGCTGGCTCCCGTCGTCCGCACCATCAACGACCAGGAGGCGGAGGCGGGCGTCAGGGCCACGCTTCTCTGTCCAGGGGACATCGACAGCGACTTCCTGCGACAGCGGCCCGTGGTCCCCGGCGCAGCCGCCCGCTCGGCGATGCTCTCGCCCGCCGACGTCGCAGGCGCCGCGCTCTTCGCGATCGACGCTCCCTCCCACGTGCGCATCGACGAGCTCGTCATCTCGCCTCTCTCGCAGCGATCTTCCTGA
- a CDS encoding LacI family DNA-binding transcriptional regulator, whose protein sequence is MSISTPSSPHRAPVMADVARLAGVSLGTVSNVVNAPDRVRPATRLKVESAIASLGFVPNTSARTLAAGRGTLVGFVAVDLGNSYFLDIARGVEREADLGQQSVLLGNSDVDLDKQTGYLNLFEQAQAAGIVLAPFDGPMDEARRLRRRGLRVVYVNWPGDGDESCGVVVDEVLGGRLAAQHLLEQGRRELVFVGGPLDLTAVRHRFEGASAAARDAGVPLRLLTTSALTVRAGLTVGSELLAQEVADRPDGIVAASDALASGIVQSLLLGGVDIPHDLSITGYDDNHFAQGTTLPLTTVGQPGVEMGGQAMRLLRDELDHPSTHRHETVVLPPRLIVRGSSVRPG, encoded by the coding sequence ATGAGCATCTCGACCCCTTCCTCTCCGCACCGCGCGCCGGTCATGGCCGACGTGGCGAGGCTGGCCGGGGTCTCGCTGGGCACCGTCTCGAACGTGGTGAACGCTCCCGACCGGGTGCGGCCTGCGACGCGGCTCAAGGTCGAGTCGGCCATCGCCTCCCTGGGCTTCGTGCCGAACACGTCCGCCCGCACGCTCGCGGCGGGCCGCGGCACCCTGGTCGGCTTCGTCGCCGTCGACCTCGGCAACTCGTACTTCCTCGACATCGCGCGGGGCGTCGAGCGTGAGGCCGACCTGGGCCAGCAGTCGGTGCTGCTCGGCAACTCCGACGTCGACCTCGACAAGCAGACCGGGTACCTCAACCTGTTCGAGCAGGCCCAGGCCGCGGGCATCGTCCTCGCCCCCTTCGACGGGCCGATGGACGAGGCGCGTCGACTGCGGCGTCGCGGGCTGCGCGTCGTCTACGTCAACTGGCCGGGCGACGGCGACGAGAGCTGCGGGGTCGTCGTCGACGAAGTGCTCGGCGGACGCCTGGCCGCGCAGCACCTCCTCGAGCAGGGCCGGCGTGAGCTGGTCTTCGTCGGCGGCCCGCTCGACCTCACGGCCGTGCGGCACCGCTTCGAGGGCGCCTCGGCGGCCGCTCGCGACGCAGGCGTGCCGCTCCGCCTGCTGACGACCTCGGCGCTGACCGTGCGCGCCGGCCTCACCGTGGGCAGCGAACTCCTCGCCCAGGAGGTGGCGGACAGGCCCGACGGGATCGTGGCCGCCTCCGACGCCCTCGCGTCGGGCATCGTCCAGTCGCTGCTGCTCGGCGGCGTGGACATCCCTCACGACCTGTCGATCACCGGCTACGACGACAACCACTTCGCCCAGGGCACGACGCTCCCCCTCACGACCGTGGGGCAGCCGGGCGTGGAGATGGGCGGTCAGGCCATGCGCCTCCTGAGGGACGAGCTCGACCACCCGTCGACCCACCGACACGAGACGGTCGTCCTGCCGCCCCGCCTGATCGTCCGCGGGAGCAGCGTCAGACCAGGCTGA
- a CDS encoding ABC transporter substrate-binding protein, with translation MSRTARRVAAFAVTGLTIAGLTACSGGGSGQAATEFSVLGNVENEVVPATLQTLADGACATENEAMPLKVETVPQTNLNQQVQLLAGQGGLPVMYAVDTNELVQQLDDAGFVAHFDELLDEVGAADSIEPAARSTVESLYDGEFLVLPTEYNIEGIWYNKTLFADNGVDVPESWDDVVAAAGTFQDAGLTPFAASGEQGWPLTRLVGNLIERELGPDALQAVADGDAELTDPEYVAAAQQVADLGAAGYFGEGVGSIDYDTSINQFLNGSSPMLYMGSWVLSNFADDTANQIGEDAIGYLPFPAVDGGEGDSSQLVANVGLPFTINPSVLNDDSKAWVKCIAENYGQVALEDSSRISGFTVSGDAAGTALTTEVRDRIADTDTTIPWFEAYFSTQATTTSQQNAAQLVTGAISAEEFMMLVQGDLG, from the coding sequence ATGTCCCGCACCGCACGCCGTGTCGCTGCCTTCGCCGTCACCGGCCTGACCATCGCGGGTCTCACCGCGTGCTCGGGCGGCGGATCGGGCCAGGCAGCTACCGAGTTCTCCGTCCTCGGCAACGTCGAGAACGAGGTCGTCCCTGCAACGCTTCAGACTCTGGCTGACGGTGCGTGCGCCACGGAGAACGAGGCCATGCCGCTCAAGGTCGAGACCGTCCCGCAGACGAACCTCAACCAGCAGGTCCAGTTGCTCGCCGGCCAGGGCGGCCTCCCCGTCATGTACGCCGTCGACACGAACGAGCTCGTGCAGCAGCTCGACGACGCCGGCTTCGTCGCGCACTTCGACGAGCTGCTCGACGAGGTCGGCGCCGCCGACTCGATCGAGCCCGCCGCGCGGTCGACCGTCGAGTCGCTCTACGACGGCGAGTTCCTCGTGCTGCCGACCGAGTACAACATCGAGGGCATCTGGTACAACAAGACGCTCTTCGCCGACAACGGGGTCGACGTGCCCGAGAGCTGGGACGACGTCGTCGCCGCGGCCGGCACGTTCCAGGACGCCGGGCTCACCCCCTTCGCGGCGAGCGGCGAGCAGGGCTGGCCCCTGACTCGTCTCGTCGGCAACCTCATCGAGCGGGAGCTCGGTCCCGACGCCCTCCAGGCGGTCGCCGACGGCGACGCCGAGCTGACCGACCCCGAGTACGTCGCCGCGGCCCAGCAGGTCGCCGACCTCGGCGCGGCCGGCTACTTCGGCGAGGGAGTCGGCTCGATCGACTACGACACGTCGATCAACCAGTTCCTCAACGGCAGCTCGCCGATGCTCTACATGGGCAGCTGGGTGCTGAGCAACTTCGCCGACGACACGGCGAACCAGATCGGCGAGGACGCCATCGGCTACCTGCCGTTCCCCGCCGTCGACGGCGGCGAGGGCGACAGCAGCCAGCTCGTGGCCAACGTCGGCCTTCCCTTCACCATCAACCCGAGCGTGCTCAACGACGACAGCAAGGCCTGGGTCAAGTGCATCGCCGAGAACTACGGCCAGGTCGCTCTCGAGGACAGCAGCCGCATCTCCGGCTTCACGGTGTCGGGCGACGCCGCCGGCACGGCGCTGACGACGGAGGTGCGTGACCGCATCGCGGACACCGACACCACCATCCCCTGGTTCGAGGCGTACTTCAGCACGCAGGCGACCACGACCTCGCAGCAGAACGCCGCCCAGCTCGTCACCGGCGCCATCTCGGCCGAGGAGTTCATGATGCTGGTCCAGGGCGACCTGGGCTGA
- a CDS encoding carbohydrate ABC transporter permease produces the protein MNPLLGDRRATLILIGPALLIYSVVMLVPIIVSFGYTLTSGNAITGFTFSGLENYQRLLTDTRVRDALLLTVRYAVLMTILQVGFGYLLSLLYVFVLRKWSSAVRTLVFFPVVLPTVAVALLFQQMFAIAPQNGLVNTALEAVGLSSVDWFGDGGTAFLVIIIMDVWRSMGFYGVLLYAGLLDIPEEVFESARIDGASGFGLVRRIVLPLSLPVLVSSLIFSVNGTLKVFDSILALTNGGPGTSTSPLTIYMFDTSFRFGQYGYGSTVAFLLTVVSLLVTVFIFRANRRDLTKD, from the coding sequence ATGAACCCCCTGCTCGGCGACCGGCGCGCGACCCTGATCCTCATCGGGCCCGCGCTGCTCATCTACTCCGTCGTGATGCTCGTCCCGATCATCGTCTCGTTCGGGTACACCCTGACGAGCGGCAACGCGATCACGGGCTTCACGTTCTCGGGACTCGAGAACTACCAGCGCCTCCTCACCGACACCAGGGTGCGCGACGCGCTGCTGCTCACGGTCCGCTACGCCGTGCTGATGACGATCCTGCAGGTCGGCTTCGGCTACCTGCTGTCGCTCCTGTACGTCTTCGTGCTGCGGAAGTGGTCGAGCGCCGTCCGCACGCTCGTGTTCTTCCCCGTGGTCCTGCCGACCGTCGCGGTCGCGCTGCTGTTCCAGCAGATGTTCGCGATCGCGCCGCAGAACGGGCTCGTCAACACGGCCCTCGAGGCCGTGGGCCTGTCGTCCGTCGACTGGTTCGGCGACGGCGGCACGGCCTTCCTCGTGATCATCATCATGGACGTGTGGCGCTCGATGGGCTTCTACGGGGTCCTGCTCTACGCCGGACTGCTGGACATCCCCGAGGAGGTGTTCGAGTCGGCCCGCATCGACGGCGCCTCGGGCTTCGGGCTCGTCCGCCGCATCGTCCTGCCGCTCTCGCTGCCCGTGCTGGTCTCCTCGTTGATCTTCTCCGTCAACGGGACGCTCAAGGTCTTCGACAGCATCCTCGCGCTCACGAACGGCGGCCCCGGCACGTCCACCAGCCCCCTGACGATCTACATGTTCGACACGTCGTTCCGCTTCGGCCAGTACGGCTACGGCAGCACCGTCGCGTTCCTGCTCACGGTCGTGTCCCTGCTGGTGACCGTCTTCATCTTCCGCGCGAACCGCCGCGACCTCACGAAGGACTGA
- a CDS encoding carbohydrate ABC transporter permease, whose amino-acid sequence MTSVDTAVPAVPAVPGSATPLRRPAPRRRGSSRRRVGQIVSGALVALLLVIVVGPLVWMLLGSFKTQTEFLEQPVWALPQQWNFDNYVFAWTQGNFAQYASNSVLTVFPSLLLVLLFGSMAGFALEVLVWKGRGAILITFLAGIMVPTQMILLPLFAAYFRLGLTGTLWPLLITYTATSLPLAVFLMATFFRAVPREIFEAAMLDGAGLIRSFFLVGLPMVRNALFTVGLVQFFMLWNDLLIALTFTNSGSLRTLQVGLLNFTGQFGSVQYGPLFAAICLNVVAILVIYLFLNKQVQKGLTAGAVKG is encoded by the coding sequence ATGACCTCCGTCGACACCGCCGTCCCCGCAGTCCCCGCCGTCCCCGGGTCGGCCACGCCCCTCCGCCGTCCTGCGCCGCGGCGCCGCGGCTCGTCTCGTCGCCGCGTCGGGCAGATCGTCAGCGGCGCTCTCGTCGCGCTCCTCCTCGTCATCGTGGTGGGGCCGCTCGTCTGGATGCTCCTCGGGTCGTTCAAGACGCAGACCGAGTTCCTCGAGCAGCCCGTCTGGGCCCTGCCCCAGCAGTGGAACTTCGACAACTACGTCTTCGCGTGGACCCAGGGCAACTTCGCGCAGTACGCGTCGAACTCCGTCCTGACCGTCTTCCCGTCTCTCCTCCTGGTGCTCCTGTTCGGCTCCATGGCGGGCTTCGCGCTCGAGGTGCTCGTCTGGAAGGGCCGCGGCGCGATCCTCATCACGTTCCTCGCCGGCATCATGGTGCCGACGCAGATGATCCTGCTGCCCCTGTTCGCCGCGTACTTCAGGCTCGGGCTCACCGGGACGCTCTGGCCGTTGCTCATCACGTACACCGCGACGAGCCTGCCGCTGGCGGTCTTCCTGATGGCCACCTTCTTCAGGGCCGTCCCGCGCGAGATCTTCGAGGCGGCGATGCTCGACGGCGCCGGGCTGATCCGGTCGTTCTTCCTGGTCGGCCTGCCGATGGTGCGCAACGCGCTCTTCACCGTCGGGCTGGTGCAGTTCTTCATGCTCTGGAACGACCTGCTCATCGCGCTGACGTTCACGAACTCCGGGTCGCTCCGCACGTTGCAGGTGGGCCTGCTGAACTTCACCGGCCAGTTCGGCTCCGTGCAGTACGGCCCGTTGTTCGCGGCGATCTGCCTGAACGTCGTGGCGATCCTCGTGATCTACCTGTTCCTCAACAAGCAAGTCCAGAAGGGACTGACCGCCGGCGCGGTCAAGGGGTGA
- a CDS encoding glycoside hydrolase family 78 protein — protein MTATVTQLRIEQGREALGLGTPRPRLSWQLDGPSDWRQESVEISLEAAGRQVATAVVATRDQVLVPWPLADLASRQRVEVRVRVTGDDGSTSSWSTPTTVEAGLLAPSDWQARPVGGSWAEEAGTDRRPSRVRRAFRLDGEVASARLYATAHGLFEAELNGARVGDEELSPGWTSYDTRLRYRTYDVAHLLTAGENVVGAWLGDGWYRGRLGFNGGYHDLYGTDLSFLAQLEVELVDGTRVVVATDETWEAAPSPISFSGLYDGERHDLRLDGDGWSRAGAAAGGGYWTPVAVGERDPRTLVAPEQPPVRCTEEIAPVDHWTTAHGTVVLDFGQNLVGRLRITVDGEAGHEVTLRHAEVLQEGELYRRTLRLAAAEDVVTLGGGGPVTWEPRFTIHGFRYAEVEGWPGEFDPAAVVARVLHTDMERTGWFACSDPGLERLHENVLWSTRGNFVDIPTDCPQRDERLGWTGDIQVFAPTASYLYDCSGMLGSWLQDLAVDQLPDGTVPWFVPRIPGGPSWEPIEPGAVWGDAAVLTPWTLWERFGDAGVLARQWDSARAWVDLILSRAGDDRVWDEGFQLGDWLDPAAPPDDPADASTDRYLVATAYLYWSTRHLAATAGVLGKAAESARYDAIAEEVREAFVGRFTDGRGRTTSDAQTAYGLAVEFGLVGGEDAQAAGERLAELVAEAGNRIATGFAGTPVVAPALTRTGHVERAYDLVLERSCPSWLYTVDMGGTTIWERWDSMLPDGTVNPGEMTSFNHYALGAVADWMHATVAGLAPAAPGWRRVRFAPRPGGGLTWASGRHLSPYGEVSSEWRIEGDVFVLTVELPVGTTGEVSLPDGTTVEVTHGRHEFTCSAVATAGVGAAAAAG, from the coding sequence ATGACCGCGACAGTCACCCAGCTCAGGATCGAGCAGGGCCGCGAGGCGCTGGGCCTCGGCACCCCCCGTCCCCGCCTCAGCTGGCAGCTCGACGGCCCGTCCGACTGGCGGCAGGAGTCCGTCGAGATCTCCCTCGAGGCGGCTGGGCGACAGGTGGCCACCGCCGTGGTCGCGACCCGCGACCAGGTGCTCGTGCCCTGGCCCTTAGCCGACCTCGCGTCGCGGCAGCGGGTCGAGGTGCGCGTCCGCGTGACGGGCGACGACGGCTCGACGTCGTCGTGGAGCACCCCGACGACCGTCGAGGCAGGGCTCCTCGCACCGTCGGACTGGCAGGCGCGGCCGGTCGGCGGGTCCTGGGCGGAGGAGGCAGGCACGGACCGCCGCCCGTCCCGCGTCCGACGTGCCTTCCGCCTCGACGGCGAGGTGGCCTCCGCGCGTCTCTACGCGACGGCCCACGGCCTCTTCGAGGCCGAGCTCAACGGCGCCCGCGTCGGCGACGAAGAGCTCTCGCCGGGCTGGACCTCGTACGACACCCGTCTGCGCTACCGCACCTACGACGTCGCCCACCTGCTCACGGCCGGCGAGAACGTGGTCGGCGCCTGGCTCGGCGACGGCTGGTACCGGGGGCGCCTCGGCTTCAACGGCGGGTACCACGACCTCTACGGGACGGATCTGTCGTTCCTGGCCCAGCTCGAGGTCGAGCTCGTCGACGGGACGCGCGTCGTCGTCGCCACCGACGAGACGTGGGAGGCGGCGCCCAGCCCGATCTCGTTCAGCGGCCTCTACGACGGCGAACGCCACGACCTGCGGCTCGACGGTGACGGCTGGTCGAGGGCAGGGGCAGCGGCAGGTGGCGGCTACTGGACTCCCGTGGCCGTGGGCGAGCGCGACCCGCGCACGCTGGTCGCGCCCGAGCAGCCGCCGGTGCGCTGCACCGAGGAGATCGCCCCCGTCGACCACTGGACGACCGCGCACGGCACCGTCGTGCTCGACTTCGGCCAGAACCTGGTCGGCCGACTGCGCATCACGGTCGACGGCGAGGCAGGCCACGAGGTGACGCTGCGCCACGCCGAGGTGCTGCAGGAGGGCGAGCTCTACCGGCGCACGCTCCGCCTGGCCGCGGCGGAGGACGTCGTGACCCTGGGAGGCGGCGGCCCGGTCACCTGGGAGCCCCGCTTCACGATCCACGGCTTCCGCTACGCCGAGGTCGAGGGCTGGCCGGGGGAGTTCGACCCTGCCGCGGTCGTGGCGCGCGTGCTGCACACCGACATGGAGCGCACGGGCTGGTTCGCCTGCTCCGACCCCGGCCTCGAGCGCCTGCACGAGAACGTGCTGTGGAGCACCCGCGGCAACTTCGTCGACATCCCGACCGACTGCCCGCAGCGCGACGAGCGGCTGGGCTGGACGGGCGACATCCAGGTGTTCGCGCCGACCGCCTCCTACCTGTACGACTGCTCGGGCATGCTCGGCTCGTGGCTGCAGGACCTCGCCGTCGACCAGCTGCCGGACGGCACGGTGCCGTGGTTCGTGCCGCGGATCCCCGGCGGCCCGTCGTGGGAGCCGATCGAGCCGGGCGCGGTCTGGGGCGACGCCGCGGTGCTGACCCCCTGGACCCTCTGGGAGCGGTTCGGCGACGCCGGCGTGCTGGCGCGCCAGTGGGACTCGGCCAGGGCCTGGGTCGATCTCATCCTGTCGAGGGCCGGTGACGACCGCGTCTGGGACGAGGGCTTCCAGCTCGGCGACTGGCTCGACCCGGCCGCCCCGCCGGACGACCCGGCCGACGCGTCGACCGACCGCTACCTCGTCGCGACGGCCTACCTGTACTGGTCGACCCGGCACCTGGCCGCCACCGCCGGCGTGCTCGGCAAGGCTGCCGAGTCGGCCCGCTACGACGCGATCGCCGAGGAGGTGCGCGAGGCCTTCGTGGGCCGCTTCACCGACGGCCGTGGCCGGACCACGAGCGACGCGCAGACCGCCTACGGGCTCGCCGTCGAGTTCGGGCTGGTCGGGGGAGAGGACGCGCAGGCCGCCGGCGAGCGGCTCGCCGAGCTCGTCGCCGAGGCCGGCAACCGCATCGCGACGGGCTTCGCGGGGACTCCCGTCGTCGCGCCCGCCCTGACGAGGACGGGACACGTCGAGCGGGCGTACGACCTGGTCCTCGAGCGCTCGTGCCCCTCGTGGCTCTACACCGTCGACATGGGCGGGACGACGATCTGGGAGCGCTGGGACAGCATGCTGCCCGATGGCACGGTCAACCCGGGCGAGATGACGAGCTTCAACCACTACGCGCTCGGCGCCGTGGCGGACTGGATGCACGCGACCGTGGCGGGGCTCGCTCCCGCGGCGCCCGGCTGGCGCCGGGTGCGCTTCGCCCCGCGCCCCGGCGGCGGGCTGACGTGGGCCTCGGGGCGACACCTGTCGCCCTACGGCGAGGTCTCGTCGGAGTGGCGGATCGAGGGCGACGTGTTCGTGCTCACGGTCGAGCTGCCCGTCGGAACGACGGGCGAGGTCTCCCTGCCCGACGGCACGACCGTCGAGGTGACGCACGGTCGCCACGAGTTCACCTGCTCGGCGGTCGCGACCGCGGGCGTCGGCGCCGCTGCCGCCGCGGGCTGA